CGGCGCGCCCCCAGGTACCACATTCCGACCTCAGACCTCCCGCAGCTTCCAGCCTCCGCGCCGAAACATTTGCAGGAAGACCACCGCCAGGGTGGCCTGGGCCAGTGCGATGGCGTAGAAGACGCCGTTCTCGCCCAGTCCCAGCGGCACCGCGAAGAGGTAGGCCAGCGGGACCTGCAGCAGCCAGTAGCCCAGGAAGTTGATCCAGGTGGGCGTCCAGGTGTCTCCGGCCCCGTTGAAAGCCTGCGAGAAGACAATGGTGGCGGCCAAAAAGACATAGCTGCTGGAAAAGATCCTCAGGCTATAGCTTCCGATGGCGATGACCTGGGGATTATCCGTGAAGAGGCGGATCATCCAGCCGGCCCCCACCAGATAGACCGCGGCCGTCAGGGCCAAAAAGCACACCGACCAGACCGAGGTGATCCAGACCGATTTTTCGGCCCTGTCAGGTTGTTTGGCTCCCAGGTTTTGTCCCACCAGGGTGGCGGCGGCGTTGCCCAGGCCCCAGGAGGGCAGGATGGCGAAGATGACCAGCCGCACGGCGATGGTGTAGCCGGCCACCGCCTGGGAACCGAAGATGGCCACGATGCGGACCATGGCCAGCCAGCTCGCGGTGGAGACCAGGTACTGGAGAATGCCGGTCCCCGCCAGCCGCATCATGCGCCGCATCAGTGCGGGCTGGATGCGCAGATAGGCGCCGTTCAGCCCCACGCGGCCATGGCCCCGCCAGAGCAGGATGAGCTGAATGACGATGGCCGTGGAACGTCCCACCAGCGTGGCCGCTGCGGCGCCCGTGACTCCCCAACCCAATCCCCAATCGAAGATAAAGATGGGATCGAGGATGATGTTGAGCAGATTGGCCAGCCATAGAATGCGCATGGCCACTGCCGCGTCTCCGGCGCCGCGGAAGACGGCGTTGAGGACGAAGAGCAGGATCACCGAGGCGCTTCCGCCCAGCGTCAAGGCGCAGAATCCCATGCCCAGCTCTGCCACCTGGGGCGTGGCGCCCATCAGCAGCAGCAACTGGCGTGGAAATAGGATTCCCGCCAGGGTGAAGGGCAGGGAGGCCAGCAGGGCCAGCAGCAGTCCCTGGCCCGCGGCACGGCTGGCTTCCTCGCCCTTGCGTTCGCCGATGCGCCGCGAAACCACGGCGGTGGTGGCCATGCTCAATCCGGTGGCGGCGGCATAGATCAGGGCCAGCAACCCCTGCGTCAGTCCGGCGGCGGCAACCGCTTCGGCACCCAGGCGGCCCACGAAGAAAATGTCGACCACCTCGAAGACCGCCTGCATGGAGACTTCTAACACCATGGGGATGGCCAGAAGGGCCACGGCCCACCCCAGGCGTCCGCTGGTGTAGTCGCGTTCCTCCCCCCGCAGCCCGGCGCGCAGGGAGGACCAGAAAGAGGGTTCCTTGTTGTTCATCGCTCACATCTCCATGCGTTGGCAGAGGAGCCTGCGGATCAAAGGCGCCGGCGAGTCCCCGAAGGAAGAAGGAAGGACATCCTCGTCACGCACTGGCTCCGCGTGAGAGTTGTCGGGGACCGAAAAGAGGGAATGAAGGGAAGGCTTGAGAGCGGCCCGACCGGTTACAACGGCAAAGTCCGTCGCCCGGCTATTCCAGGGATTCGTCCCCGAAAGCTAGCAATTATCTACCATGGTCGGTCGCATAAAACTCACCTCGAAAAAAGCAGTATGCCCGATGGAATCTGAGAAGGCAAGAACTATTTCGGAAAAGGACCGCCTGCGGCTTATCGGCAGTGCTCACGGGGGCATTAGCTCGGAAATCTGCTTTTCACCTAGTCTTAATTCTCCCTTCACATTGTCGGAATAGGTTTGCCGCGTTCTCGCAGCCGGACTGTGCGGGGACGGCCTATGCCGGGTCTTCCAATGAATCGATTAAGGAGAATCCAAATGAACCGAGTTTCGAAGCTGTTGATGGGAGGAGTGCTGTTGCTGGCATGTCTGGCGCCCGCCCTCGGCCGGGAGAATTCCGACGTGACCGTGTGGGTGCTCCACGGCGCCACCGGCGACCTGATGGCCGACGTGAGGGTAACGGTGACGCCGGGAGACATCGTCAAGAAAACCGACTTGGACGGAATGGTCCAGTTTTCCCTGCCGCCGGGCACTTATCAACTCCGATTCGTCAAAGAGGGCTTCATCGACAAGGTGCTGCAGGACGTCGCGGCCGAAGATGGCAATCCCGTCGACGAAACCCTGACACTCAATCCGCAAGGACTGGAAGTCGAACTTGAAGAAAACGAGATCGTAGTCACCGCTCAGAGTGACCGGTCATCGGTGGAATCCATGCTGGTCGAGCGACGATCGGCGGCCACTTTGAGCGACAGCATCGGTCGCCAGGAAATGTCCCTCAACAGCGGCTCGGACGCTTCCGACGTCATGCAGCGGGTGACGGGCGTCTCCATCGTCGACGACAAGTTCGTGTACGTGCGCGGACTGGGCGAGCGCTACAGCGCTACCCAATTGAACGGTTCGGTACTGCCTTCGACCCAGCCGGACAAGAAGGTGGTTCCCATGGACCTCTTTCCGGCCAGCCTGCTGGAGAACATCCAAACCGACAAGTCCTACAGCCCTGACAAGCCCGGCGAGTTCGCGGGCGGCGTGGTCAAGGTCAACACCATCGACTTTCCCACGGCGGCGACCTTCAAGCTGACCTATGGCAATAGTTTTGCTACCAATACCACCTTCAAGTCCTTCAAAGACTATCCAGGCGGCGATTATGAGTTTTGGGGGTTCGACGACGGCACGCGCGACCTGCCTGACATCATTCCTTCCCAGCGGATTGTCCCGGCCACCCGTTTTTCGCCGGGCTTCACACCCGAGGAATTGCAGCAGTTCGGACGGGCGTTCTCCAATGTCTGGAGCTTTGATTCCAGCAACGACGCCATCCCCAACCAGAAGTTCAACGTCATTGGGGGCAACACCTTCGGCCGGCTTGGCGTAGTCGTGGCTTTGAGCCACAACACCGATTACCACTCTCAGGAGGAGGTGCGCAGGGTGTTCGCTCAGCGGGGCGAGGAGCTGGCTGCCGCAAACGACTACGATTTCGAGTTGAGCACTCAAACGAACACGACAGCCGCCACGGCCAACCTCGCCTACCGGCTTACCGACGCCAACCGCATCCTTTTCCGCAACTTCTACACCCACAACTCCAGCGACGAGGCGCGCCGGTTCGAGGGATTCAACGCCGATTTCACGGTTCCCCTGCGCAACTTCCGCCTGCGCTTCGAGGAAGAGTCCATCTACAGCGGACAGTTGGTGGGAGAACACTTCTTCAGCCTCTTCGGAGACAACCTGTTGGAGTGGTCGGTCACCCGGGCCCGCTCGACCCTGGAGCAGCCCGATCTCAGGGAAACGCTCTACGAGTTCGACCGCAGCAGCCAGCAGTTTTTGCTCTCGGATGAGAGCCAGAGCGGATTCAGGCAATTCAACAACTTGGCTGAAGTGATTTGGGAGCCCAAGATCGACCTCTCGACCTTTCTCTACGGCAACGGCTACACCCTGACGATCAAGGTCGGTGCGCTGTATCGAGACCGTGAACGCGACTTCAGTTCACGCCGCTTCCGCTTGGTTCCGCTGAACGTTTCCGGCATTGATTTGTCGGCTGATGCTGAAGACATCTTCATCCCCGAGAACATTCGTCCCAACGGCTTCCAGTTGCGCGAAGAGACCCGAAACACGGACACCTATGAGGCCTTCCAGATCAACCGGGCGGCTTACGGCATGGCCGACTTCACCGTGGGACGCTGGCGCTTCGTGGGCGGTCTTCGGGTTGAGAACGATGACCAAGAAGTGCAAACCTTCGATCTCTTTAATCCTGAGCGCATCCAGGAAACCACGCGCCTCAGCAACACCGACATCTTGCCCAGCGCCAACGTCATCTTCAAGCTGAGCGGGAACATGAACTTGCGGGGATCGTTCAGCCAGACCCTCAACCGCCCCGAGTTCCGCGAATTGTCGCCTTTCGACTTCACCGATGTAGTGGGCGGACGCTCGGTGGTGGGCAATCCCGACCTGTTGCGGGCTAAGATCCGCAACTATGATGTGCGCTGGGAGTGGTTCCCAGGCACTGTGGATTTGGTTTCGGCCAGCTTTTTCTATAAGACTTTCGAAGATCCCATCGAGCGCGTTGTGCGCGCTCAGGCCCAGTTGCTGACTTCATTCGCCAATGCCGAGAGTGCCCGCAACTTCGGGTTCGAGTTGGATTTTCGGCGCAACCTGAAGTTTCTCACCTCAAAGTTGGAAAATTTCAGCGTCAACGTGAACTACACTTTCGTCGATTCCGACGTGGAGATCATCGATGACGCCAATTTGGCTTTGACCTCTTTGTCGCGGCCTCTGCAAGGCCAGTCGCGGCACATCCTCAACACCATCTTCGAGTATGCCAACCCCGATTGGGGAACTTCGGCGAGGCTGCTGCTGAATTATCAGGGCGACCGTATTAGCGACGTCGGGTCCTTCGGAATCCCCGACATCCTCGAAGAGGGGCGTCCAACGCTGGACGCGGTGCTGATTCAGCCCCTGGGTTCCTCCCGCAAGTGGGGTCTCAAGTTCAGCGCCGAAAACCTACTTGACCGAGCTGTCGAATTCACCCAGGGCGGCCTCATACAGCGCGCTTATTCGCTGGGGCGCAAGTTCGGCATCTCGCTCTCTTACTCGTTCTTCGACGAGTAATTGTCTTCGAACTGCATCCAGAAAGGAGCTTTCAAGCCGTGAAGAAAATCATCATCGCATTCGCTCTCGTCACCCTCTTTTGCGCGGGAGCCTTTGCCAATAGCGGACGCATCGACCTGCGCAGCCAGCGCACCGTGGCCGATGGACCGCATCCGCGCGTCTTCGTCTATTCAAACGCCGTCGTCTTCGGAGCCCCCGGCAATCCCGACAACCTCTTGACCGACATCGAACTCCGGGTCAGCATCGACCCCAACGGGAACTCGGCGGCGCGCGTCTTCATGCTTTCTCTACGCGATCAGGAGACCGGGGAAACCCGTTTCATCGACGACAGCGGACTGCTGGACCCCGGCCTGATCCGAGCCGTTGACGGAAGCGGACCGGACAACTTCAATTCCCTCGCCGTAACTCCCCTCCAGGACGACCTTTTCATCGGCCCGGGAGGCAGATTCACGGAAGCTATCAGCGCCGGCGATTTGGGCACGGGCAACTACCAGTTGTGCCTGGACCTGCGCGAAGGCTCCGGACAGCGCACCATTACCAAGGGATGCTTCGGATTCGCCGTCGTCGACGCCGTCGTCGAGGTGATGGGCAACATCACGGGCGAAGATACCTGGACCAGCAACAACGCTTACTTCATCAATAACCGAGCTATCTTTGTAGAGGATGGCGGGGTCCTTAATATCGAACCCGGCACTCATGTCTTAGGAACCGGTCAAAATTCCGCTCTGGTCGTGGACCGCGGCGCCCAGATCTTCGCCAGGGGAACCCAGGCTCGTCCCATCGTGATGACCTCGGCTGACGACGTGGGCTCCCGCGGACGCGCCCAGTGGGGAGGGCTCATCCTCAACGGACGTGCTCCCATCAATACCGGCGAGCAGGCCGGCGAAGGCGGAACCGGACTCTTCGGCGGCAACGATCCTGACGACAACAGCGGCGTGCTGTGCTATGTACGGGTCGAGTTTGCCGGTATCGAATTCAGCCCCATGAACGAATTGAACGGCATTGCTTTTCAAGGCATAGGGCGGGGCACTGAAGTCCATCACATTCAAGTCCATTTCAATTTTGATGACGGAGTGGAGTTCTTCGGGGGCACCGTCGATGCCAAGTACGTCCTCACCACGGGAATCGGCGACGACAACCTGGACTGGGTCTTGGGATGGCAAGGACGCGTGCAGTTCTTCATCGCCTCGCAGAGGCCCGACGACGGCGACCAGGGCATTGAGGCCGACAACAACGAAGACAACAACAACCTGATGCCCATCTCCAATCCCACCATCTACAACATCACCTTGGTGGGGGTGCCTACCTCAGGCACCAGTGACATCGGAATGCTGCTGCGCGAGGGTACCGCAGGCACCTTGCGAAACGGAATCGTAACCGGGTTCAACGAGTTGGCGGTTGATGTCGACCACGTCCCCACCACCGACCGCATTGCGGCCGGGGACCTGACGGTCGCCAACTTCATCTTCTGGAACAACAACGGCGCCAACGACGACACCCAGTTCTCGGATGAAGCTGACGACGATTCCGGCATCAACCCGGCCAACTTCACGACCAGGGAGTTCATCACTTCGGAGCCCAGCAACCGGTTGGTGAACCCGGCTCTGCGCGATGCCTTCTTCAACGATGCGCCCGACTTCCGGCCGCAGTTGAACTCGGCCGCTTTGAACAAGAACTTCGTGGCCACGCCGCCTGACGACGGTTTCTTCGATACCACCGTCACTTACCTGGGCGGCATGGATCCGACCAAGGACTGGACCAAGGGGTGGACTTACTTTGGCCAGTTCTAAATCATCACGGGACTCCCTTCGGGCCGGGGCGCCCAAGCGCCCCGGTCGGCGAGTACTGTGGA
The sequence above is drawn from the Acidobacteriota bacterium genome and encodes:
- a CDS encoding MATE family efflux transporter, translating into MNNKEPSFWSSLRAGLRGEERDYTSGRLGWAVALLAIPMVLEVSMQAVFEVVDIFFVGRLGAEAVAAAGLTQGLLALIYAAATGLSMATTAVVSRRIGERKGEEASRAAGQGLLLALLASLPFTLAGILFPRQLLLLMGATPQVAELGMGFCALTLGGSASVILLFVLNAVFRGAGDAAVAMRILWLANLLNIILDPIFIFDWGLGWGVTGAAAATLVGRSTAIVIQLILLWRGHGRVGLNGAYLRIQPALMRRMMRLAGTGILQYLVSTASWLAMVRIVAIFGSQAVAGYTIAVRLVIFAILPSWGLGNAAATLVGQNLGAKQPDRAEKSVWITSVWSVCFLALTAAVYLVGAGWMIRLFTDNPQVIAIGSYSLRIFSSSYVFLAATIVFSQAFNGAGDTWTPTWINFLGYWLLQVPLAYLFAVPLGLGENGVFYAIALAQATLAVVFLQMFRRGGWKLREV
- a CDS encoding TonB-dependent receptor, yielding MNRVSKLLMGGVLLLACLAPALGRENSDVTVWVLHGATGDLMADVRVTVTPGDIVKKTDLDGMVQFSLPPGTYQLRFVKEGFIDKVLQDVAAEDGNPVDETLTLNPQGLEVELEENEIVVTAQSDRSSVESMLVERRSAATLSDSIGRQEMSLNSGSDASDVMQRVTGVSIVDDKFVYVRGLGERYSATQLNGSVLPSTQPDKKVVPMDLFPASLLENIQTDKSYSPDKPGEFAGGVVKVNTIDFPTAATFKLTYGNSFATNTTFKSFKDYPGGDYEFWGFDDGTRDLPDIIPSQRIVPATRFSPGFTPEELQQFGRAFSNVWSFDSSNDAIPNQKFNVIGGNTFGRLGVVVALSHNTDYHSQEEVRRVFAQRGEELAAANDYDFELSTQTNTTAATANLAYRLTDANRILFRNFYTHNSSDEARRFEGFNADFTVPLRNFRLRFEEESIYSGQLVGEHFFSLFGDNLLEWSVTRARSTLEQPDLRETLYEFDRSSQQFLLSDESQSGFRQFNNLAEVIWEPKIDLSTFLYGNGYTLTIKVGALYRDRERDFSSRRFRLVPLNVSGIDLSADAEDIFIPENIRPNGFQLREETRNTDTYEAFQINRAAYGMADFTVGRWRFVGGLRVENDDQEVQTFDLFNPERIQETTRLSNTDILPSANVIFKLSGNMNLRGSFSQTLNRPEFRELSPFDFTDVVGGRSVVGNPDLLRAKIRNYDVRWEWFPGTVDLVSASFFYKTFEDPIERVVRAQAQLLTSFANAESARNFGFELDFRRNLKFLTSKLENFSVNVNYTFVDSDVEIIDDANLALTSLSRPLQGQSRHILNTIFEYANPDWGTSARLLLNYQGDRISDVGSFGIPDILEEGRPTLDAVLIQPLGSSRKWGLKFSAENLLDRAVEFTQGGLIQRAYSLGRKFGISLSYSFFDE